One Candidatus Atribacteria bacterium ADurb.Bin276 DNA window includes the following coding sequences:
- a CDS encoding Possibl zinc metallo-peptidase, whose product MERDEIMGMVRDILDQLPDHIRENIINLEFIIEDRPNPEIKRQFHGAMLLGLYQGIPLPKRGPGYTFVLPDRISLFYENLMKVVRDDEEWPGVLKDVVLHEIGHYFGFNEMEIRKLMDEMKPEAERGMG is encoded by the coding sequence ATGGAAAGAGATGAAATAATGGGAATGGTTCGAGATATTCTTGATCAACTCCCTGACCATATTCGAGAAAATATTATAAATTTAGAGTTTATTATTGAGGATCGTCCGAATCCGGAAATAAAACGGCAATTTCACGGAGCGATGTTATTAGGACTTTATCAGGGAATTCCTCTTCCTAAAAGAGGCCCGGGGTATACTTTTGTTCTTCCCGATCGGATATCATTATTCTATGAGAACTTAATGAAAGTGGTCCGAGATGATGAAGAATGGCCAGGAGTTTTAAAAGACGTCGTTTTACATGAAATTGGTCATTATTTTGGCTTTAATGAAATGGAAATCCGGAAATTAATGGATGAAATGAAACCAGAAGCCGAAAGGGGGATGGGTTGA
- a CDS encoding HD domain protein, giving the protein MAHDVNWYWQKVEEVFHDDAHMIDHTKKVLEYAQQIISDQTDMSEEEKRRTEVAVLLHDIGILVAEKKYGSRAGKFQHIEGPPLVREITKQAGEEPGFIDRVAFIVGNHHNFSKADGTDFQILIEADMLVNLKNEKIIKNKLAEFIDNFFKTKKGREIARQIYL; this is encoded by the coding sequence ATGGCTCATGATGTAAATTGGTATTGGCAGAAGGTGGAGGAAGTTTTTCATGATGATGCTCATATGATTGATCATACCAAAAAAGTCTTGGAATATGCTCAACAAATTATCTCCGACCAAACCGATATGAGCGAAGAGGAAAAAAGACGAACCGAGGTTGCTGTTCTTCTTCACGATATAGGAATATTGGTAGCCGAGAAAAAATATGGTTCTCGAGCGGGCAAGTTTCAACATATAGAAGGACCGCCTCTGGTTCGAGAAATAACCAAACAAGCTGGGGAGGAACCAGGCTTTATAGATCGGGTAGCATTTATAGTCGGAAATCACCATAATTTTTCCAAAGCAGATGGGACAGATTTCCAAATTCTAATTGAAGCTGATATGTTGGTTAATTTGAAAAATGAAAAGATTATAAAAAATAAACTAGCGGAATTTATTGATAATTTTTTTAAAACGAAAAAAGGAAGGGAAATAGCACGGCAAATTTATTTGTAA
- the ychF gene encoding Ribosome-binding ATPase YchF, translated as MKIGMFGLPLTGKTTIFSLLAGIPFDGSFKTEADEKISRIKDERLDTLAKIYNPLRVVYATLDFVDIPSFDMTADKKEKNKIFQMIQNVDALLLVIRAFRNDQVPFPLGNETPRQQLEALRTELIIRDMEVVENRILRLQEQKRKKKPTPEEEREEVLLGLIQKELEDGNFASRLQLTNEDKKVLGSLACFTLKPIITVVNVDDEQLLADDFPGKQLILDECTKQNFAYLIISGKIESELVELDEEARKEFMAELGIQKAGIQRLAQVVFDHIGYISFFTVGKDEVRSWTIERGATMKTAAAKIHTDLARGFIKAEVMKFSDLIRLETEEKVKQAGLWKLAGKDENVEDADIITIRSSL; from the coding sequence ATGAAAATTGGGATGTTTGGCCTTCCTTTAACTGGGAAGACAACCATTTTTTCTCTCTTAGCTGGTATTCCCTTTGATGGTTCTTTTAAAACTGAAGCTGATGAAAAAATTTCTCGAATTAAAGATGAGAGATTAGATACCTTGGCAAAAATATATAATCCACTCCGGGTAGTTTATGCCACTTTAGATTTTGTTGATATTCCCAGCTTTGACATGACTGCAGATAAAAAGGAAAAAAACAAAATATTTCAAATGATTCAAAATGTTGATGCACTCTTATTGGTAATCAGAGCTTTTCGAAACGACCAAGTTCCTTTCCCATTAGGTAACGAAACGCCTCGACAACAATTAGAAGCTCTTCGAACCGAGCTTATTATAAGGGACATGGAAGTCGTCGAAAATCGAATTCTTCGTCTGCAAGAGCAAAAGAGAAAGAAAAAACCCACTCCCGAAGAAGAAAGAGAAGAGGTGTTATTAGGTTTGATTCAAAAGGAGTTGGAGGATGGAAATTTTGCTTCTCGTCTTCAATTGACCAACGAAGATAAAAAAGTATTAGGATCTCTGGCTTGTTTTACCTTAAAACCAATTATAACGGTTGTGAATGTCGATGACGAACAATTGTTAGCAGATGACTTTCCAGGAAAACAATTAATCTTGGATGAATGTACCAAACAAAACTTTGCCTATTTGATTATATCAGGAAAAATCGAATCGGAATTGGTTGAACTTGATGAAGAAGCAAGAAAAGAATTTATGGCTGAATTAGGTATTCAGAAAGCTGGAATCCAGCGGTTAGCACAAGTTGTTTTTGATCATATCGGTTATATTTCATTTTTTACCGTTGGGAAAGATGAAGTACGTTCTTGGACCATAGAACGAGGAGCAACTATGAAAACAGCTGCAGCAAAAATCCACACCGATTTAGCTCGAGGATTTATTAAAGCAGAAGTTATGAAATTTTCTGATCTCATTCGCTTGGAAACTGAAGAAAAGGTTAAACAAGCTGGACTGTGGAAGTTAGCTGGAAAAGATGAAAATGTTGAAGATGCCGATATTATTACCATACGATCCAGCCTCTAA
- the phr gene encoding Deoxyribodipyrimidine photo-lyase, which translates to MNPKRVRVLQNGLDRTGPVVYWMSRDQRVEDNWALIYGLKYADRKKVPFGVIFCLVNDFLGATRRQYDFMLKGLQQVHEELLRYKIPFFYLKGNPSLVLPDFIKTNKISLLITDFDPLRMKRQWKAQLMEKSPVEIREVDAHNIVPVWIASSKQEYGAYTIRPKISRLLPEFLDEYPLIQMNSSHQSWQGDSINWGDLFGNCPGDSSLPPITQFIPGSRSALRQLQQFLKEKMDFYDNQRNDPNANAQSNLSPFLHFGQISAQRIALEVQKASIAKDKKAAFLEEVVIRRELSDNFCWYNLNYDQFAGFPSWAQQTLNQHRKDQREYRYSLEEFEKAQTHDQLWNAAQKEMVYTGKMHGYMRMYWAKKILEWSETPEIALQSTIYLNDRYELDGRDPNGYAGIAWSIGGVHDRAWGERPVFGKIRYMSYRGSRSKFDVDQYISQYKDWEESVRKD; encoded by the coding sequence ATGAATCCAAAGCGTGTTCGTGTGCTACAAAACGGGCTTGATCGAACTGGTCCAGTTGTTTATTGGATGAGTCGGGACCAGAGAGTTGAAGATAACTGGGCGCTTATCTATGGTTTAAAATATGCTGATCGAAAAAAGGTCCCATTCGGAGTGATATTCTGTTTGGTTAATGATTTTCTCGGTGCGACCCGACGTCAATATGATTTTATGCTGAAAGGTTTACAGCAGGTTCACGAAGAACTCTTAAGGTATAAAATTCCTTTTTTTTACCTCAAAGGAAATCCAAGCTTGGTATTGCCCGACTTTATCAAAACTAATAAAATTTCTTTATTGATAACCGATTTTGATCCTCTCCGAATGAAAAGGCAATGGAAAGCTCAATTGATGGAAAAATCTCCAGTTGAAATACGAGAAGTTGATGCTCACAATATAGTGCCGGTGTGGATCGCTTCTTCTAAACAAGAATACGGAGCCTATACGATTCGACCGAAAATATCTCGATTATTACCTGAATTTCTTGATGAATATCCATTAATACAAATGAATTCTTCACACCAATCGTGGCAAGGGGATTCAATCAATTGGGGCGATTTGTTTGGTAACTGTCCAGGAGACTCATCCCTTCCACCGATAACCCAGTTTATTCCCGGTTCAAGAAGCGCTTTACGACAGCTCCAACAATTTCTTAAAGAAAAAATGGATTTTTATGACAACCAACGCAATGATCCCAACGCTAATGCTCAGTCGAATCTTTCCCCCTTTCTCCATTTTGGTCAAATTTCCGCACAAAGAATTGCCCTGGAAGTTCAAAAAGCATCGATTGCAAAAGATAAAAAGGCAGCCTTTTTAGAAGAAGTTGTTATTAGGCGAGAACTTTCGGATAATTTTTGCTGGTACAATCTTAACTATGATCAATTTGCTGGATTCCCATCTTGGGCACAGCAAACTCTTAATCAACACCGCAAAGACCAGAGGGAGTATCGATACTCATTAGAAGAATTTGAAAAAGCCCAAACTCATGATCAACTTTGGAATGCCGCACAAAAAGAAATGGTTTATACGGGCAAGATGCATGGATATATGAGGATGTACTGGGCAAAGAAAATCTTAGAATGGTCGGAAACTCCTGAAATAGCCTTGCAGAGTACCATCTATTTAAATGACCGATATGAGTTAGATGGAAGAGATCCAAATGGATACGCTGGTATTGCTTGGAGCATTGGAGGTGTGCATGACCGTGCCTGGGGTGAAAGACCAGTGTTTGGAAAAATCCGATACATGAGCTATCGGGGGAGCCGCTCTAAGTTTGATGTTGATCAATACATCTCTCAATATAAAGATTGGGAAGAGTCAGTGAGGAAAGATTGA
- a CDS encoding beta-methylgalactoside transporter inner membrane component codes for MLKKTLNYLDRSSSILPELIAIALAFLISAIILLITGYQPIRAFAALFRGAFGSKFAVGQTLTQATPILFTSLSFLLAFRSGIFNIGIEGQFLIGAFAAAVVGSSITGLPPIIHVIISLVIGGIFGALWGLIPALLKIFTGASEVITTMMMSYIASHLTSYLVNYRFKAPGWVAQTNPVQPSAILVKILPPTQLSVSFLISLGFSLLVFYFLFKTYLGYQVCAVGLNPTAAENRGISVHSRILMAFLFSAFVAGVGGAGEVLGVHGRFVEGFSPGYGWDGIAVSLVGRLHPFGCIIASILFGMLRAGGMSMTRSTKVPLDISLIIQSLVIILVAAPSFIKFVILRRKN; via the coding sequence GTGTTGAAAAAAACTTTAAATTACCTCGATCGTTCCAGTTCTATCCTTCCTGAACTCATAGCGATTGCACTGGCTTTTCTGATTAGCGCCATCATTCTTCTCATAACTGGCTATCAACCCATACGGGCTTTTGCCGCTCTTTTTCGCGGAGCTTTTGGTAGTAAATTTGCAGTTGGACAGACACTCACCCAAGCTACACCGATACTTTTTACTTCATTATCTTTTCTCTTGGCTTTTCGTTCAGGAATCTTTAATATTGGAATTGAAGGGCAATTTTTAATCGGTGCTTTTGCGGCAGCGGTTGTTGGATCGAGCATAACCGGTCTTCCACCGATAATCCATGTGATTATTTCTTTAGTTATTGGTGGGATTTTCGGTGCACTTTGGGGACTCATCCCAGCACTTTTAAAAATATTTACCGGTGCCAGTGAAGTTATTACAACCATGATGATGAGTTACATCGCCAGTCACCTTACCAGCTATTTGGTAAATTACCGTTTTAAAGCTCCTGGTTGGGTTGCTCAAACCAATCCTGTTCAGCCCAGTGCAATTTTGGTTAAAATCCTACCACCCACCCAGCTTTCAGTTTCTTTTCTCATTTCTTTAGGTTTCAGCTTGCTGGTTTTTTATTTTCTTTTTAAAACCTATCTGGGATATCAAGTTTGTGCTGTTGGCTTAAATCCAACAGCAGCAGAAAACCGGGGAATTTCTGTTCATTCACGAATTCTTATGGCATTTTTATTCAGTGCTTTTGTTGCTGGGGTGGGAGGAGCCGGCGAGGTTCTTGGAGTCCACGGACGGTTTGTGGAAGGATTTTCACCTGGGTATGGGTGGGATGGAATCGCAGTTAGCCTCGTGGGACGGCTCCACCCCTTTGGATGTATCATTGCATCGATTTTATTCGGAATGCTACGTGCCGGTGGCATGTCTATGACTCGATCTACCAAAGTTCCATTGGATATATCTTTGATTATTCAATCCTTGGTGATTATTTTAGTTGCTGCTCCATCATTTATTAAATTTGTAATTTTACGGCGGAAAAACTAA
- the rbsA_5 gene encoding Ribose import ATP-binding protein RbsA: MNEALALYGFTKYFPGVLANDHIDLTINQGEIHGLLGENGAGKSVLMSTLYGLYRPDAGKVFIRGQEVTIHSPAQAITLGIGMVHQHFTLVENMTVWENIILGKELCRGFILDKNRIISELQQLLDKTGFEIDLNARIYELPIGLQQRVEILKILYRGADILIFDEPTAVLTPQEVDQLFKTFRQLVQNGKTIIFISHKLKEIFCICDRVTVLRRGKKIGTLAIDEATPESLAEMMVGRKVLFSFEKLKAPQSETILSVKELSLSGGKKHQNLQNVNFDIHTYEILGVAGVEGNGQTELVEILVGLQKPQKGKILYQKEDITHFPPKKRILMGISHIPEDRPKRGMVPDFSVKDNLILGFEDLPPFKRGLISRNEVAINQFSQTKIQEFDIATPDENTLIKNLSGGNQQKVVLARELSRDVKLAIASQPTRGLDIAASEYVRNKLIDLKNNGSGVLLVSADLDEIRSISDRVIVLYEGQIIGELAPDADEYQYGLLMGGTAC; encoded by the coding sequence ATGAATGAAGCCCTGGCACTTTATGGGTTTACCAAATACTTTCCTGGGGTTCTTGCCAATGATCATATTGACCTCACGATCAATCAAGGTGAAATTCATGGTCTCCTTGGTGAAAATGGCGCCGGCAAATCCGTTCTCATGAGCACTCTCTATGGGCTTTATCGACCTGATGCCGGAAAGGTTTTTATTCGAGGTCAAGAGGTTACCATCCACAGTCCGGCTCAAGCTATAACATTGGGAATTGGGATGGTCCATCAGCATTTCACTCTTGTCGAAAACATGACAGTTTGGGAAAATATTATACTCGGCAAGGAATTATGCCGGGGCTTCATTCTTGATAAAAATCGAATAATAAGTGAACTTCAACAACTGCTGGATAAAACTGGTTTTGAAATAGACCTCAATGCGAGGATTTATGAATTACCCATTGGTCTTCAGCAAAGAGTGGAAATTTTAAAAATCCTTTATCGAGGTGCCGATATATTAATTTTTGACGAACCAACTGCTGTCTTGACTCCCCAAGAAGTTGATCAGCTTTTTAAGACCTTTCGTCAACTGGTCCAAAATGGAAAAACCATCATCTTTATCTCCCACAAACTAAAAGAAATTTTTTGTATATGTGATCGGGTTACTGTTCTGCGCAGAGGGAAAAAAATCGGTACTCTGGCCATTGATGAGGCAACTCCCGAATCTTTGGCAGAAATGATGGTGGGTCGTAAAGTACTTTTTTCATTTGAAAAATTGAAAGCCCCTCAATCCGAGACCATACTATCAGTCAAAGAATTGTCTCTCTCTGGGGGCAAAAAACATCAAAATTTACAAAATGTTAACTTTGACATTCATACTTATGAAATTCTTGGTGTTGCTGGTGTTGAGGGGAATGGTCAAACTGAATTGGTTGAAATATTGGTCGGTTTACAAAAACCTCAAAAAGGAAAAATTCTTTACCAAAAAGAAGACATAACTCACTTTCCTCCTAAAAAAAGAATTCTAATGGGAATTTCTCATATACCCGAAGACCGGCCCAAACGAGGAATGGTTCCTGATTTTTCAGTTAAAGACAATCTTATTCTTGGCTTTGAAGACCTTCCTCCTTTTAAAAGAGGGTTAATCAGTCGTAATGAAGTTGCTATCAATCAATTTTCACAAACCAAGATTCAGGAATTTGATATTGCCACTCCTGATGAAAACACTTTAATAAAAAACTTAAGTGGAGGGAATCAGCAAAAGGTTGTTTTGGCGAGAGAACTCTCCCGTGATGTAAAACTGGCTATTGCTTCCCAACCAACTCGAGGATTGGATATTGCCGCCAGTGAGTACGTGCGGAATAAATTAATTGATCTCAAGAATAATGGCTCAGGCGTTCTTTTAGTTTCAGCCGATCTTGATGAAATCCGTTCGATCAGTGACCGAGTTATCGTACTTTACGAGGGGCAAATAATTGGAGAATTAGCTCCCGATGCCGATGAATATCAATATGGTCTGCTTATGGGAGGGACTGCGTGTTGA
- a CDS encoding Cell surface lipoprotein MPB83 precursor translates to MTAKRLVLVSFVVALSLSLLSGIALAQTTNYVNAMDTAKMADELSTFVAAVEAAGLGDKLNNGQYTIFAPTNEAFANLPEGKLDRLLLPENKQKLIEILTYHVIPVRLSVDDFREGKSYKTLNGHLLNVLFTNPPILVNKKISVITSLAASNAIIYFVDMVILPPEGKPAN, encoded by the coding sequence ATGACAGCAAAAAGACTTGTCCTTGTCAGCTTTGTAGTTGCTTTATCGCTTTCGCTCCTCTCGGGTATTGCTCTCGCTCAAACTACCAACTATGTGAATGCCATGGATACTGCCAAAATGGCAGATGAACTTAGTACTTTTGTAGCCGCCGTTGAAGCTGCTGGTCTTGGCGACAAGCTGAACAATGGCCAATACACAATTTTTGCACCAACCAACGAAGCTTTTGCTAATCTTCCCGAAGGAAAACTTGATCGGCTATTGTTGCCTGAGAATAAGCAGAAATTAATCGAAATTTTAACTTATCACGTTATACCAGTTCGTCTTTCTGTCGACGATTTCCGTGAAGGAAAATCCTATAAAACCTTGAATGGTCATCTGCTGAATGTTCTTTTTACCAATCCACCAATTTTAGTTAATAAAAAGATTAGTGTCATTACCTCTTTAGCTGCTTCCAATGCGATTATCTATTTTGTCGATATGGTTATTCTTCCTCCTGAAGGGAAACCAGCCAATTAA
- a CDS encoding Ferredoxin-2: MALKIDEEACIGCELCVQVCPDVFEMNDDGKSIIKPGSDENLECVDEAIDSCPTSAIIKE, encoded by the coding sequence ATGGCTTTAAAAATTGATGAAGAAGCTTGTATCGGTTGTGAATTATGTGTTCAAGTATGTCCCGATGTTTTTGAAATGAATGATGATGGAAAAAGCATCATAAAACCTGGAAGTGATGAAAATTTAGAATGTGTTGACGAAGCGATCGATTCCTGTCCTACGAGTGCTATTATCAAGGAATAA
- the tmpC gene encoding Membrane lipoprotein TmpC precursor, whose amino-acid sequence MKRVLSVSCIFFLLFLVLLSCNFNQEAWAASTKKIGLICATGGLGDKSFNDIAFAGATQAKEEFNVEFDYVEPKAVAEYEGYQRDFAMSQEYEIIICIGFDQADALNKIAAEYPDQKFALVDMAVEQPNVASLLFKANEGSFLLGVVAANMSQSKKIGMIGGMDIPLIRDFFVGFEAGVKWANTGAEVLPGVFVGNWADPTKGKELAISLIDSGADIIWPSAGKSGLGALEAVKERDVFGMGVDACQCYVNEKMLASMTKRVDIAVYETIKSAYDGTFQGGVLEKGVADGWVGMCRLSEEEEFWEEKYGFVHSVSFPQEVLDIVIEAQTKIKTGEIIVPRPTEFGG is encoded by the coding sequence TTGAAAAGGGTACTGAGTGTTTCTTGTATATTTTTTTTGTTGTTTCTGGTATTGCTTTCCTGCAATTTCAACCAAGAAGCTTGGGCAGCCAGCACGAAAAAAATTGGATTAATTTGCGCAACCGGTGGATTAGGAGATAAATCCTTTAACGATATTGCTTTTGCCGGAGCTACTCAAGCCAAGGAAGAGTTCAATGTCGAATTTGATTATGTCGAACCAAAAGCAGTAGCCGAGTATGAGGGATATCAACGCGATTTTGCTATGTCCCAAGAGTACGAAATCATTATCTGTATCGGATTTGATCAGGCAGATGCTCTAAATAAAATTGCGGCTGAATATCCTGACCAAAAATTTGCCCTGGTTGACATGGCCGTCGAACAACCTAATGTTGCCTCTCTTCTTTTCAAAGCCAATGAAGGAAGTTTCCTCCTAGGAGTTGTTGCTGCCAATATGAGCCAGAGCAAAAAAATCGGTATGATAGGCGGTATGGATATACCTCTTATTCGTGATTTTTTTGTAGGTTTTGAAGCAGGTGTGAAATGGGCAAATACCGGCGCTGAAGTTCTTCCTGGAGTTTTTGTGGGAAATTGGGCTGATCCCACTAAAGGAAAAGAATTAGCTATCAGCTTAATCGATAGTGGAGCTGATATTATCTGGCCTTCTGCCGGTAAAAGTGGATTAGGAGCTTTGGAAGCAGTTAAAGAACGTGATGTATTTGGCATGGGTGTTGATGCCTGCCAATGTTATGTAAACGAGAAAATGTTAGCCAGCATGACAAAACGAGTCGATATCGCTGTATATGAAACCATCAAAAGTGCATACGACGGTACTTTTCAGGGTGGCGTCCTTGAAAAAGGTGTTGCCGATGGTTGGGTTGGAATGTGTCGCTTATCAGAAGAAGAAGAATTTTGGGAAGAAAAATATGGTTTCGTCCACTCGGTTTCATTTCCCCAAGAAGTTCTTGATATAGTTATTGAAGCGCAAACCAAGATAAAAACCGGTGAAATAATTGTCCCACGCCCAACCGAATTTGGAGGATAG